One window of Saccharopolyspora phatthalungensis genomic DNA carries:
- a CDS encoding phage tail tube protein: protein MTTPTTTTYDALKKKQSDLIRKALEGSIFIADASADLPTALTTGATSDLLPLPTGYEDIGWVDKGDGATWSKSVDTSDVNSWGAVEPTRRDITKQTDGLKFTAQETKRRTLELYEGVNLSGVTPDATTGEVTFDRPPRPTTRTFRAFGLFVDGVGPDTIYVAKLAPKADVTDTGDQKWSDGDDPVGYEVTMTANYDDEVGTAMRFFFGGPGWKALLEEMGFTTA, encoded by the coding sequence CCGCAAGGCGCTGGAGGGCTCGATCTTCATCGCCGACGCTTCCGCGGATCTGCCGACGGCGCTGACGACCGGGGCCACCTCCGATCTTCTCCCGCTTCCCACCGGCTACGAGGACATCGGCTGGGTGGACAAGGGCGACGGTGCCACCTGGAGCAAGAGCGTGGACACCTCCGACGTGAATTCCTGGGGTGCGGTCGAGCCGACCCGGCGCGACATCACAAAGCAGACCGACGGCCTGAAGTTCACCGCGCAGGAGACGAAGCGCCGGACCCTGGAGCTGTACGAGGGCGTCAACCTCTCCGGCGTCACCCCCGACGCCACCACTGGCGAGGTCACCTTCGACCGCCCGCCCCGCCCGACCACGCGCACCTTCCGCGCGTTCGGGCTGTTCGTCGATGGCGTCGGCCCGGACACCATCTACGTCGCCAAGCTCGCGCCGAAGGCCGACGTCACCGACACCGGCGATCAGAAGTGGTCCGACGGTGACGACCCGGTGGGCTACGAGGTCACGATGACCGCCAACTACGACGACGAAGTCGGCACCGCCATGCGGTTTTTCTTCGGCGGCCCCGGATGGAAGGCGCTCCTGGAGGAGATGGGCTTCACCACGGCCTGA